One window of the Candidatus Jettenia sp. genome contains the following:
- a CDS encoding metallophosphoesterase, with product MKIGIIADTHDNIIAIQKAVYFFNTQDLQYVIHAGDYVAPFSLKEFMKVKAKFVGVFGNNDGERKGLLSVCKNIHEPPYDMLLGGKHIVVTHMLDCFSKRSKMNTDVIISAHTHIPEIKKENPVYINPGECCGWLHGRSTVAVLDLEISHAEIIDLSNVSSDTI from the coding sequence ATGAAGATTGGGATTATTGCAGATACACACGATAATATTATTGCTATTCAAAAGGCCGTTTATTTTTTTAACACACAAGATCTACAATACGTCATTCATGCAGGTGATTATGTTGCCCCATTTTCTTTAAAGGAATTCATGAAGGTGAAGGCAAAATTTGTAGGGGTATTCGGGAATAATGATGGTGAGCGAAAGGGATTGCTTAGCGTTTGTAAAAATATTCATGAACCACCTTACGATATGCTCCTCGGTGGTAAACATATTGTAGTAACCCATATGCTTGACTGTTTTTCAAAAAGATCTAAAATGAATACTGATGTCATTATCAGCGCCCATACCCATATTCCAGAAATCAAAAAGGAAAATCCTGTCTATATTAATCCCGGAGAATGTTGTGGATGGTTACATGGCAGGAGCACGGTAGCAGTGTTAGATCTCGAAATATCTCACGCAGAGATTATAGACCTATCAAACGTATCTTCGGATACTATTTAA
- a CDS encoding PEGA domain-containing protein, translating to MYGQLFKQITRFVIAGLFWCATLCGCVLRSLTIDSNPPGAVVYLDDKLIGETPVTTEFTYYGTRKITLEKTDAEGRLLFERKIAYEKVKAPVYQIFPIDFFFELIIPVKLKDEHYFSYQLDPLKQVPVEELRKEVMRNAEELRDQLQEPTVQ from the coding sequence ATGTACGGGCAATTATTTAAACAAATAACTCGGTTTGTTATAGCCGGTTTATTCTGGTGTGCTACGCTTTGTGGATGTGTTTTGCGATCTCTCACCATTGATTCTAATCCTCCAGGCGCTGTAGTTTATTTAGACGATAAACTGATTGGTGAAACACCCGTTACAACTGAGTTCACCTATTACGGGACCCGAAAGATTACCCTGGAAAAAACAGATGCAGAGGGCAGGCTTCTCTTTGAGAGAAAGATTGCATACGAAAAAGTTAAAGCTCCTGTCTATCAGATTTTTCCCATAGACTTTTTTTTTGAATTAATAATCCCCGTAAAACTGAAGGATGAGCATTATTTTAGTTATCAATTGGACCCCTTAAAGCAGGTACCTGTTGAAGAACTTCGGAAGGAGGTTATGAGAAACGCCGAAGAATTGCGGGATCAACTCCAGGAACCCACAGTTCAATAA
- a CDS encoding nitroreductase family protein: MDIYEIMKKRRSIRSYKPEPVEEEKVHRILETVRFAPSAANRQPVFCVVIKDEKIKQQLKMAYREEWFYTAPVIICVCSVPERAWKRSDGKNYADIDATIVMDHLILAATAEGLGTCWIAAFKAPLLKSILNLPAGVEPIAITPLGYPLNTPEPTYRKPLEEMIKCIY, from the coding sequence ATGGATATTTATGAGATTATGAAGAAAAGACGGAGTATACGTTCCTATAAGCCGGAGCCAGTTGAAGAGGAGAAGGTACATCGGATATTGGAGACTGTGCGGTTTGCCCCAAGCGCTGCTAACAGGCAGCCGGTCTTTTGTGTAGTTATTAAGGACGAGAAGATAAAACAACAGTTAAAAATGGCATACCGCGAGGAATGGTTTTATACAGCTCCTGTGATTATCTGTGTCTGCAGTGTCCCGGAAAGGGCATGGAAACGAAGCGATGGAAAAAACTATGCAGATATTGATGCAACAATCGTGATGGATCATCTCATTCTTGCTGCAACGGCTGAGGGATTAGGCACATGTTGGATTGCCGCTTTTAAAGCACCCCTCTTAAAATCCATTCTCAATCTCCCGGCAGGAGTCGAGCCGATAGCAATAACTCCTCTTGGATATCCATTAAACACCCCGGAACCAACGTACCGCAAACCGTTAGAAGAAATGATAAAATGTATTTATTGA
- a CDS encoding HAD-IB family hydrolase, translating into MKKAAIFDIDGTIIKSISSERVFFRYLLEKKLINSEDLLRLANVFIYRLLSLKGIYVRKNKYYLKNKEYEKILSTVHECFTERISPYISPIATKEIKELKDTGYIIILLSGTLSPFVECFRKYCNADIGIGTSLAINDEGIITGEIDGIHSYSSGKVKVVNRLATEYNIDLSSSYAYANQYVDVKFMRMVGYPIAVNASPMLRLYAKINRWKVIEF; encoded by the coding sequence ATGAAAAAGGCAGCCATTTTTGATATTGATGGGACGATTATTAAGAGTATCTCTTCTGAAAGGGTATTTTTTCGCTATCTTCTTGAAAAAAAACTGATTAACTCCGAGGATTTATTGCGGCTTGCAAATGTTTTTATTTATAGGCTTCTATCCCTTAAAGGAATCTACGTTAGAAAAAACAAATATTATCTCAAGAATAAAGAATATGAAAAAATACTCTCAACGGTGCATGAATGTTTTACAGAACGGATTTCTCCCTATATTTCTCCAATTGCCACAAAAGAGATAAAAGAATTAAAAGATACGGGTTATATAATTATATTATTATCAGGAACATTAAGTCCTTTCGTAGAATGTTTCAGGAAATATTGTAATGCCGATATAGGCATTGGAACCAGTCTCGCAATTAACGATGAGGGCATAATTACCGGAGAAATAGATGGGATACATTCATATAGCAGTGGAAAAGTAAAGGTTGTGAATCGCCTTGCTACAGAATATAATATCGACCTTTCATCATCGTATGCTTATGCCAATCAATATGTAGATGTAAAGTTTATGCGTATGGTAGGGTACCCAATAGCCGTAAACGCAAGCCCTATGCTCCGACTCTATGCAAAGATAAATCGTTGGAAGGTTATAGAATTTTAA
- a CDS encoding anaerobic ribonucleoside-triphosphate reductase — protein sequence MTTAVLENAVISRVGSEKEDVQLFIEERLKAFDETIEGHEFLEIDGDIDGSTPQEHLLKIINHKLECAFAISIDAVIRQDLDFVIDALETGTTNRLHGVTRIVGYYSRVSNWNKSKIGELNDRHMGRYSVR from the coding sequence ATGACAACAGCAGTATTAGAAAATGCGGTAATAAGTAGAGTTGGTAGCGAAAAGGAAGACGTACAATTATTTATCGAAGAAAGACTAAAGGCCTTTGATGAAACAATCGAAGGGCATGAGTTCTTAGAGATAGATGGTGATATTGACGGAAGCACACCACAAGAACATTTACTCAAGATTATTAATCACAAATTAGAATGTGCTTTCGCTATTAGTATTGATGCAGTAATTCGACAAGATTTAGATTTTGTTATCGATGCACTGGAAACAGGAACAACGAATCGGCTCCATGGAGTTACCCGTATTGTAGGATATTATAGCAGGGTATCTAACTGGAATAAGTCAAAAATCGGCGAATTAAACGACAGACACATGGGAAGATATTCAGTGCGATAA
- a CDS encoding universal stress protein, whose amino-acid sequence MIVLKKILCPVDHSECSYLALKYAISLALKDEAKLYLMHVIDSRFYDTEIYKFSPYNKPEEIDVAKIRANLIKSLPEGTTDVLEVETIIVKGVPFYEITNASKELGVDIIVMGTHGRTGISHVMMGSVAEKVVRKAPCPVLMVRMPSTPPIIPSGSIPGAS is encoded by the coding sequence ATGATCGTATTAAAGAAGATATTATGTCCTGTAGACCACTCCGAATGTTCGTATCTTGCCTTAAAATATGCAATTTCTTTGGCGCTGAAAGATGAGGCAAAATTATATCTCATGCATGTAATAGATTCCCGTTTTTACGATACAGAAATATACAAATTCAGCCCTTATAATAAGCCCGAGGAGATTGATGTTGCCAAAATTCGGGCAAATTTAATAAAGAGTCTCCCTGAGGGAACAACGGATGTACTGGAGGTAGAAACTATTATCGTAAAGGGTGTGCCCTTTTATGAGATAACAAACGCTTCTAAGGAACTCGGGGTAGATATTATCGTAATGGGTACGCATGGAAGAACAGGAATTTCTCATGTTATGATGGGCAGTGTAGCTGAAAAGGTTGTCCGCAAGGCGCCCTGCCCCGTCCTTATGGTTAGAATGCCATCTACGCCCCCTATTATTCCCAGCGGGAGCATTCCTGGTGCAAGTTGA
- the amrS gene encoding AmmeMemoRadiSam system radical SAM enzyme, with amino-acid sequence MKEAMFFEKLGDTKVRCYLCRHHCIIADGKKGICRVRENRRGILYSLVYRKLVSENIDPIEKKPLYHFYPGTTSFSVATVGCNFKCLNCQNYEISQLPGNYEQIVGRDVAPERIVEDALGYHCKSIAYTYTEPTIFFEYAYEIAKIADNKSIKNVFVTNGYITREALTTIKPYLHAANVDMKSFSRETYKKLCGAQLDEVIDCIRSYKEMGIWIEITTLIIPGINDSESELRQIAGFIRSLGPEVPWHVSRFYPGYRLIEKPPTSVDTLRMAREIGLEAGLRYVYEGNVPGEGGENTYCYACKKILIKRYGYQIVENNIINSRCPACNTGIDGIGM; translated from the coding sequence ATGAAAGAAGCGATGTTTTTTGAGAAACTTGGAGATACGAAGGTAAGGTGTTATCTTTGCCGCCATCACTGTATTATTGCAGATGGGAAAAAGGGCATTTGCCGGGTCAGAGAGAACCGCAGAGGCATACTCTATTCCCTTGTTTACAGAAAGCTCGTCTCGGAAAATATCGACCCTATTGAAAAAAAACCACTGTATCATTTTTATCCAGGCACAACCTCTTTTTCTGTTGCAACGGTAGGATGCAACTTCAAGTGCCTGAACTGCCAAAATTATGAGATATCACAACTGCCCGGAAATTATGAGCAAATCGTAGGGAGAGATGTTGCTCCGGAAAGGATCGTTGAAGATGCTTTGGGTTATCACTGTAAGAGTATTGCATATACCTACACGGAACCTACGATCTTTTTTGAGTATGCCTATGAAATAGCTAAAATAGCAGATAATAAATCGATTAAAAACGTATTTGTAACAAACGGATATATAACCCGTGAGGCCCTTACGACAATAAAACCGTATCTGCATGCCGCAAACGTGGACATGAAAAGTTTTTCTCGAGAAACCTATAAAAAGCTGTGCGGTGCGCAATTGGACGAGGTAATCGATTGCATCCGTTCCTACAAAGAGATGGGCATCTGGATAGAAATAACCACATTGATCATACCGGGAATTAACGATTCAGAATCAGAATTAAGGCAGATTGCTGGATTTATAAGAAGTCTGGGACCTGAGGTTCCGTGGCATGTAAGTCGCTTTTATCCGGGATACCGCCTCATTGAAAAACCCCCAACTTCAGTTGATACGTTGAGAATGGCACGTGAAATAGGTTTGGAAGCGGGACTGCGATATGTGTATGAAGGCAACGTGCCTGGCGAAGGAGGAGAAAACACCTATTGTTATGCATGTAAGAAGATCCTTATTAAAAGATATGGATACCAGATCGTTGAAAATAACATTATCAATTCAAGATGTCCGGCATGCAATACCGGCATCGATGGTATTGGCATGTAA
- the larE gene encoding ATP-dependent sacrificial sulfur transferase LarE: protein MNKIFSLLPMDIKEKLKKLQDAVKTLEGVVIAFSGGVDSSLVAKVCYDILGEKALAVTARSETYPAYEYEEAKKIAKEIGIPHMTIDTSELGIEGFANNPPNRCYFCKSELFGKLKEIAKEKGYKNVADGANLDDTGEHRPGLDAARELNVRSPLKESGLRKADIRQISKYLNLSNWDKPSYACMSSRFPYGQTITEEKISLVAAAENYLRSIGLRQFRVRHHDTIARIEVLPEDIPALLQDDTRKEIVKKFKEIGYKYVTLDMEGYRSGSMNEVLNKKG, encoded by the coding sequence GTGAATAAAATTTTTTCTTTGTTACCTATGGATATAAAAGAAAAACTCAAAAAATTACAAGACGCCGTGAAAACCCTGGAAGGTGTTGTGATAGCCTTTTCCGGCGGAGTAGATAGCTCCCTCGTGGCAAAGGTTTGTTATGATATCCTCGGAGAAAAGGCACTCGCTGTAACTGCACGCTCAGAAACATATCCAGCGTATGAATACGAGGAAGCAAAAAAGATAGCAAAAGAAATAGGCATCCCTCATATGACTATCGACACCAGCGAACTTGGTATCGAAGGATTTGCTAACAATCCCCCCAATCGATGCTATTTTTGTAAATCAGAATTATTTGGAAAACTTAAAGAGATTGCTAAGGAGAAGGGCTACAAAAATGTTGCAGATGGCGCTAATCTTGATGATACCGGTGAACATCGGCCCGGACTTGATGCCGCAAGAGAGCTTAATGTACGCAGCCCTCTGAAGGAGAGCGGATTAAGAAAGGCCGATATCCGCCAGATATCGAAGTATCTTAACCTCTCCAACTGGGATAAACCCTCTTATGCATGTATGTCCTCGCGGTTCCCTTATGGACAAACTATCACGGAGGAAAAAATATCATTAGTTGCTGCTGCAGAAAACTATTTAAGAAGTATTGGTCTGAGGCAATTCCGTGTCAGACACCACGATACCATTGCGCGGATTGAGGTATTGCCCGAAGATATCCCCGCACTCTTGCAGGATGACACAAGGAAAGAGATCGTTAAAAAATTCAAGGAGATCGGTTATAAATACGTTACCCTTGATATGGAGGGCTATCGCAGCGGAAGTATGAATGAGGTGCTTAATAAAAAAGGGTAA
- the nadA gene encoding quinolinate synthase NadA, whose translation MKILVSTIVDKIKELKVKRNAVILAHNYQRGEVQDIADFAGDSLGLSQQAAKTKADIIVFCGVHFMAETASLLCPDKLVLLPDEHAGCPMANMITIKQLQIKKKEHPQAKVVCYVNSTAAVKAESDVCCTSSNAIKIVSSIPKDEEILFIPDKSLGSYVASKLNRPMILWEGYCPTHHRILAEHIIKLKEEHPHARVVVHPECTSDVIALADHVASTTGIAKYCRESDAREFIIGTEIGILHRLKKENPEKSFYAITKLADCSNMKLITLEKVLWSLEDLVYQVKVPDTIAEKARTAIQRMLDLS comes from the coding sequence ATGAAGATACTGGTGTCTACCATAGTAGATAAAATAAAGGAATTAAAGGTAAAAAGAAATGCCGTAATCCTTGCACATAATTACCAGAGGGGAGAAGTGCAGGATATTGCAGACTTTGCTGGTGATTCGTTAGGGCTTTCGCAGCAAGCAGCGAAGACAAAAGCTGATATTATCGTATTCTGCGGTGTACATTTTATGGCAGAAACGGCTTCTCTGCTTTGCCCCGACAAACTGGTATTATTACCCGATGAACATGCGGGATGCCCTATGGCCAACATGATCACCATAAAGCAACTTCAGATAAAGAAAAAGGAACACCCACAAGCCAAAGTAGTCTGTTATGTAAATAGCACCGCCGCGGTAAAGGCTGAGAGTGATGTATGCTGCACATCCTCTAATGCAATAAAGATTGTTTCATCAATTCCTAAAGATGAAGAAATTCTGTTTATACCTGATAAAAGCCTGGGGAGTTATGTAGCATCAAAACTGAATCGGCCTATGATACTCTGGGAAGGATATTGCCCCACTCACCACAGGATATTGGCTGAACACATTATAAAATTGAAGGAAGAACACCCCCATGCCAGGGTTGTGGTACATCCGGAGTGTACTTCTGATGTAATAGCATTAGCAGACCATGTTGCCAGTACCACAGGTATTGCCAAGTATTGCAGGGAAAGTGATGCCCGGGAATTTATTATAGGAACAGAGATTGGTATCCTGCATCGTTTAAAGAAAGAGAATCCTGAAAAATCTTTCTATGCAATCACGAAACTTGCCGATTGTTCCAATATGAAACTTATTACCCTGGAAAAGGTGTTATGGTCTCTGGAGGACCTCGTTTACCAAGTAAAGGTGCCGGATACTATCGCAGAGAAAGCGCGAACAGCAATCCAAAGAATGCTGGATTTATCATAA
- a CDS encoding phage antirepressor N-terminal domain-containing protein: MESLVKFEDVREGFDRQKALKPVDVRFEEFNGQPVRIAIVVICGEKVPVVALSDIAQYIGHQKDSIWKLINGDMLLKEWSVISVMEMTDGKNYEVMALTLDGFIGLMVKINPKRVKNVERQEKILAFQRWAIPTLRKIMFQERYHLNSDRIPLTAQEMNAIFEMIKYYEKTRSANTYQLLKKTLQKVYPDIVISDSETMEKVIIQLGLPFKQAPGGASH; this comes from the coding sequence ATGGAAAGTCTTGTAAAGTTTGAAGACGTAAGGGAAGGGTTTGACAGGCAAAAGGCGCTTAAGCCGGTGGATGTAAGATTTGAGGAATTTAACGGACAGCCTGTAAGAATTGCTATTGTGGTTATATGTGGTGAGAAAGTTCCCGTTGTAGCATTATCGGATATCGCCCAATACATAGGACATCAAAAAGATAGCATTTGGAAGTTGATTAACGGCGATATGCTCTTAAAAGAATGGTCAGTTATTTCCGTTATGGAAATGACTGACGGCAAAAACTATGAAGTTATGGCCTTAACCCTCGATGGTTTTATCGGTTTGATGGTCAAAATCAATCCAAAAAGGGTGAAAAATGTCGAACGGCAGGAGAAGATTCTGGCATTTCAGAGGTGGGCGATACCTACGCTCAGGAAGATTATGTTCCAGGAAAGGTATCATCTGAATTCAGATAGGATCCCACTAACAGCCCAGGAGATGAACGCTATCTTTGAGATGATTAAGTATTATGAGAAGACCAGAAGCGCCAACACCTACCAGCTTCTCAAGAAGACGTTACAGAAGGTTTATCCGGATATTGTTATCTCTGATAGTGAGACGATGGAAAAGGTAATAATCCAGCTTGGGTTACCATTTAAGCAGGCTCCTGGCGGGGCCTCCCATTGA
- a CDS encoding type II toxin-antitoxin system RelE/ParE family toxin yields MNTIISLDDNKHNVYYHSVIKSFRCGDTQKIFDREYSRKFPRDIQARAFAKLNAIDAAVHLQDLRLPPSNRLEALKGERKGQYSIRINDRWRICFEWSGDNAEQVEIVDYH; encoded by the coding sequence TTGAATACTATAATTTCCCTTGACGATAATAAACATAATGTTTATTATCATTCTGTGATAAAATCGTTCCGTTGTGGTGATACTCAAAAAATATTCGACCGCGAATACTCACGAAAGTTCCCACGCGATATTCAAGCACGTGCATTTGCAAAGCTCAACGCGATTGATGCCGCCGTCCATCTTCAAGATTTGCGCTTACCACCATCAAATCGGCTTGAAGCGTTGAAGGGAGAACGCAAGGGACAGTATAGTATTCGTATTAACGATCGGTGGCGTATTTGTTTTGAATGGTCTGGCGATAACGCAGAACAGGTAGAAATTGTCGATTATCATTAA
- a CDS encoding HigA family addiction module antitoxin, whose amino-acid sequence MVKHRIAPVHPGVYLKELLNELKISQYRLAQGLHVPAMRINHVVNGKRPVTAELALRLGRYFGQSPRYWINLQSRYDMDSAEDSLSEQITHEVHPLTTAGN is encoded by the coding sequence ATGGTTAAACATCGTATTGCGCCGGTGCATCCCGGAGTGTATCTGAAAGAATTGCTCAACGAATTGAAAATATCGCAATACCGGCTCGCACAGGGTTTGCATGTGCCTGCCATGCGAATAAACCACGTGGTCAACGGCAAACGCCCGGTAACCGCCGAACTTGCATTGCGTTTAGGACGCTATTTTGGCCAGAGCCCACGTTATTGGATAAACTTGCAAAGTCGGTATGATATGGATAGTGCTGAGGATTCTTTATCAGAACAGATAACACACGAAGTACACCCATTGACAACAGCCGGAAATTAG
- a CDS encoding type II toxin-antitoxin system HicB family antitoxin, which translates to MQIKLTAVYQKVPEGYIGFVEELPGANTQGATLEEVRSNLEEAVQLVLEANRELKE; encoded by the coding sequence ATGCAAATTAAATTGACGGCAGTCTACCAAAAGGTACCCGAAGGATATATCGGATTTGTGGAAGAGCTGCCAGGAGCTAATACGCAAGGAGCCACATTAGAAGAGGTACGGAGTAATCTGGAAGAGGCAGTACAATTAGTTCTGGAGGCCAACCGGGAATTAAAGGAGTGA